Proteins from a genomic interval of Rubinisphaera italica:
- a CDS encoding DUF6263 family protein has protein sequence MLLKIPYLFLTRIRNCFQALMMSLVLCTFVGGCGSDTPDSSEVLDDSWFELENEEKVANDAPAEPTAATASLGVKLEQGARFPLQKVVEKTLTQKTTQGTIENQERIELDMAVTVEEIRDKYKLFSVRYNRVKYQTNLNGQQVFYDSQQPPYPVPDGALVYHGMVNNGFSFWVGPDNKITEVINFNEFMKRCLLNVPQQKAEAVSQMLAQYSGQQGIANFVDDTIGLLPYDPESSDGSMIVRLGGNWTKSRQFSDPVPMSINNTYTLRELNEEYAKVEIMGSVSPSSASSNPGSDSVSLQVRDGHSAGMCTIDRKTGLPLESRIDHLLNMTVQANGMMFEQQKRVVTSIRMFPEQTQGQLSRLTAEKGSMEHSHQHSDSNIQPASHEIFVPEN, from the coding sequence ATGCTTTTGAAGATACCTTATCTATTTTTAACACGAATTCGAAACTGCTTTCAGGCATTGATGATGTCTCTGGTCCTGTGTACGTTTGTAGGTGGTTGCGGCTCCGATACGCCAGATTCGAGCGAAGTGCTCGATGACTCCTGGTTTGAACTCGAAAACGAAGAAAAAGTCGCCAATGACGCTCCAGCCGAACCAACGGCTGCGACAGCTTCACTGGGAGTCAAATTAGAGCAGGGAGCCCGCTTTCCGCTCCAGAAAGTGGTCGAGAAAACACTGACTCAAAAAACCACACAGGGAACAATTGAAAACCAGGAACGTATTGAACTCGATATGGCGGTGACGGTTGAAGAAATTCGAGACAAATACAAGCTGTTCTCTGTTCGCTACAACCGCGTGAAATATCAGACCAATCTGAATGGTCAACAGGTGTTCTACGATTCCCAGCAACCACCTTACCCTGTTCCCGATGGAGCATTGGTTTATCACGGTATGGTCAACAATGGTTTTTCATTCTGGGTCGGACCGGATAATAAGATCACTGAAGTCATTAATTTCAACGAGTTCATGAAACGCTGTCTCCTGAATGTTCCGCAGCAGAAAGCCGAAGCGGTCTCGCAGATGCTCGCTCAGTATTCCGGTCAACAAGGCATTGCCAACTTTGTGGATGATACGATTGGCCTGCTGCCATACGATCCGGAATCTTCGGATGGTTCGATGATAGTGAGATTGGGAGGGAACTGGACCAAGTCTCGCCAGTTTAGCGATCCGGTACCGATGTCGATCAACAACACTTACACTCTCCGCGAATTGAATGAAGAATACGCCAAAGTCGAAATTATGGGCAGTGTTTCTCCCTCTTCAGCCTCTTCAAATCCAGGTAGCGATTCCGTCTCTCTCCAGGTGCGTGATGGCCATTCCGCCGGGATGTGCACGATTGATCGCAAAACGGGTTTGCCACTCGAATCCCGTATCGATCATCTACTCAATATGACGGTCCAGGCCAACGGCATGATGTTCGAACAGCAGAAACGAGTGGTCACGTCCATTCGCATGTTCCCCGAACAAACGCAGGGACAACTTTCTCGACTGACTGCTGAAAAAGGCTCCATGGAACATTCCCATCAGCATTCCGACTCCAACATTCAGCCCGCTTCCCACGAAATCTTTGTGCCGGAAAACTAA
- a CDS encoding glycine cleavage system protein H, whose amino-acid sequence MSEVELIFMMGSYEARFPTDRFYALNHMWLKSFEDRIRVGFTAYSVRLLQDVYFLDWEVDAGVSVKQKQTIGEIESSKAVSHLTAPIAGDDIQFNEALLNDPSLINTSGYETGWLFSFKSSEEMLTAEQYVGHLEEVWKETQRVIKGQVQ is encoded by the coding sequence GTGAGTGAAGTGGAATTGATTTTCATGATGGGCTCGTACGAAGCCCGATTCCCTACCGATCGATTTTATGCGCTCAATCACATGTGGCTCAAATCGTTTGAGGATCGGATACGCGTCGGCTTCACTGCGTATTCGGTACGACTGTTACAGGATGTTTACTTCCTCGACTGGGAAGTCGATGCCGGCGTTTCCGTCAAGCAAAAGCAAACCATCGGGGAAATTGAAAGCTCGAAAGCGGTTTCCCATCTGACCGCTCCTATCGCCGGAGATGACATCCAGTTCAACGAAGCTCTGCTGAATGATCCTTCATTGATCAATACCAGTGGCTACGAAACCGGCTGGTTGTTCTCATTCAAAAGTTCAGAAGAGATGCTCACAGCCGAGCAGTATGTGGGGCATCTTGAAGAGGTCTGGAAAGAGACCCAACGGGTGATTAAAGGGCAGGTGCAGTAA
- a CDS encoding anti-sigma factor family protein, whose translation MNEELNEELISAYLDDELEGAERDAVKSRLDINMHDECLFNEFRQLGDLLRDLPREPAPVGMVEVVRRQLERQTLFLTTQTVKAFSTVARWSNRWLAGGLASVLMLCFGSYYLFQQQEFHTEVAMTSHAPVENTYDVRLADTSGDYLAHSHSRGTSYFDVYDGSVAQFKKEAAKAPREHFHLKLQSTPLAEMESHDLASTDLESLPENAIALEEQSPPLATGSLIEQPESMAGISFSASDLPPPPVPAQLERSILERLNESPKLDRKLQAGELVRLLQESDGEVALVELSVVDVRFACGQVQLLLVQNDIAESQQQGSLNGLAENQPVQRANTQVQEETEIRQSDGFKNEGNIAENLYATPQPQVAKPIAEKKKAAVKQELVAFYIDAPTESILNSLNQLESLDQVQKIHVGEAPHLSYDYYSVVPMDAENPLDESLPLIVNVFNRAYYANGMSGGTGGSKDEALSPEDAELQKNFRIDQLEMSGDELFAKNYGRQLRFLYSPVDNLEALESEQQQRIRDDISLETSLPQPGQDHRPIANSPVTKSPENAPTTAGKPESEAVAFSLQDKHADDGVDPQTQAYQVTVNLIPLQKPVEESVSALNKSAKPFSEPTALGVNHPEKDSGDENGRVMERKSGELETPVASTPEPTAKQSLRRTRMVIVLTPVNAE comes from the coding sequence ATGAACGAAGAACTGAACGAAGAACTGATCTCTGCTTATCTCGACGATGAACTCGAGGGAGCAGAACGCGATGCGGTGAAGAGCCGTCTCGATATAAATATGCATGACGAGTGCCTGTTCAATGAGTTCCGTCAACTGGGAGACCTGCTACGGGATTTACCACGTGAACCTGCCCCTGTTGGCATGGTCGAAGTTGTTCGCAGACAACTGGAGCGTCAGACTTTGTTCCTGACGACGCAAACCGTCAAAGCCTTTTCGACTGTGGCTCGCTGGTCAAATCGCTGGCTGGCCGGAGGGCTGGCATCGGTTCTGATGCTTTGCTTTGGTTCTTATTATCTGTTTCAGCAGCAGGAATTCCACACAGAAGTCGCGATGACATCGCACGCACCCGTTGAAAACACTTACGATGTTCGTCTGGCAGACACTTCCGGTGATTATTTAGCCCATTCTCATTCGCGTGGCACCTCTTATTTCGATGTTTACGATGGTTCGGTCGCACAATTCAAGAAAGAGGCCGCTAAGGCTCCTCGGGAACATTTCCATCTCAAATTGCAATCGACTCCACTTGCTGAAATGGAATCTCACGACTTAGCTTCAACGGATCTGGAATCTCTCCCTGAAAATGCAATTGCGTTGGAAGAACAGTCTCCACCTTTGGCCACTGGGAGTCTGATCGAACAACCGGAATCGATGGCTGGGATATCCTTTTCCGCTTCCGATCTCCCTCCACCACCAGTACCCGCTCAACTGGAACGTTCGATCCTGGAGCGTTTGAACGAATCCCCCAAACTGGATCGCAAACTGCAGGCTGGCGAACTGGTCCGTCTCCTTCAGGAAAGTGATGGCGAAGTGGCTCTGGTGGAATTGAGTGTGGTCGATGTTCGGTTTGCGTGCGGCCAGGTGCAATTATTGCTTGTGCAGAATGACATTGCTGAAAGCCAGCAACAGGGTTCACTCAATGGCTTGGCTGAGAACCAACCTGTTCAGCGCGCTAACACTCAAGTTCAGGAAGAAACGGAAATCCGTCAAAGCGATGGCTTCAAGAATGAAGGCAATATTGCGGAAAACCTGTATGCCACACCACAGCCTCAGGTCGCAAAGCCCATAGCCGAGAAGAAAAAAGCTGCGGTCAAGCAGGAGTTGGTTGCCTTTTATATCGATGCCCCGACCGAAAGCATACTTAACTCTCTGAATCAACTCGAATCACTCGATCAGGTTCAAAAGATTCACGTCGGAGAGGCCCCGCACCTTTCGTATGATTATTATTCTGTTGTGCCGATGGATGCGGAGAATCCTCTGGACGAGTCGCTGCCATTGATAGTGAATGTTTTCAATCGTGCCTACTACGCCAACGGGATGTCCGGTGGGACCGGGGGATCCAAAGACGAAGCGTTATCTCCAGAAGATGCCGAATTGCAAAAGAATTTTCGCATCGATCAATTGGAAATGTCGGGAGATGAGTTGTTCGCCAAAAATTACGGACGGCAATTACGGTTTCTCTACTCACCCGTCGACAATCTTGAAGCTCTGGAGAGTGAGCAGCAGCAGAGAATACGGGACGATATCAGTCTTGAGACGTCTTTGCCTCAGCCAGGTCAGGATCACAGACCGATCGCAAATTCTCCGGTCACAAAGTCTCCAGAGAATGCTCCCACAACGGCTGGCAAACCAGAGTCGGAAGCGGTCGCTTTTTCGCTTCAGGACAAACATGCCGATGATGGTGTTGATCCACAGACGCAGGCTTATCAGGTTACCGTGAACCTGATTCCTTTACAGAAACCGGTCGAAGAATCTGTGTCGGCATTAAATAAATCTGCGAAGCCATTTTCAGAACCGACGGCCTTGGGAGTCAATCACCCCGAAAAAGATTCAGGGGATGAAAATGGAAGGGTGATGGAACGGAAATCGGGCGAATTGGAGACACCAGTCGCTTCCACTCCAGAACCGACTGCGAAGCAATCCCTCCGTAGAACTCGCATGGTGATTGTTCTCACGCCGGTCAATGCGGAATAA
- a CDS encoding RNA polymerase sigma factor has protein sequence MKKTDLELIAESVDGQTHAFDLLVTRYQDRLYNALFQILRNREDARDVVQDAFVLSWSKLDTFRGDANFYSWLFRVAYNVAMSRQRKKRVKTVGLRPAERERIDLPADNNSADPSQNLQVQERQSQVQAALADLPEEFRTVLILKEIEDFKYEQIAEILNVPLGTIRSRIYRARILLRERLTRLLADEGFAGQLNTTTNT, from the coding sequence GTGAAAAAAACAGACCTTGAACTCATTGCTGAGTCGGTTGACGGACAGACTCATGCGTTTGATCTCCTCGTAACGCGATATCAGGACAGGCTTTACAACGCTCTGTTTCAGATCCTTCGCAATCGGGAAGACGCGCGCGATGTGGTTCAAGATGCCTTCGTGCTCTCCTGGAGCAAATTAGACACATTTCGAGGCGATGCGAACTTTTATTCCTGGCTGTTCCGAGTGGCGTATAATGTGGCCATGAGCCGCCAGCGGAAAAAGCGAGTCAAAACAGTGGGGCTCAGGCCAGCTGAGCGAGAACGAATCGACCTTCCAGCCGATAATAACAGTGCCGATCCGAGTCAGAACCTGCAGGTGCAGGAACGTCAAAGTCAAGTCCAGGCGGCTTTGGCAGACCTGCCGGAAGAATTTCGGACCGTTCTCATTCTGAAAGAAATTGAAGACTTTAAATATGAACAGATCGCAGAGATCCTGAATGTCCCCCTCGGCACCATTCGCAGTCGCATTTATCGTGCCCGTATATTGCTGCGAGAACGATTAACGCGATTACTAGCTGACGAGGGATTTGCTGGACAACTCAATACGACAACCAATACTTAA
- a CDS encoding arylsulfatase B — protein MSMDSYASMFTRICLCSTFLILTAVSSVSAADPPADSKQIAGSRPNIVFMLSDDMGWAEPGYNGGDPELTPNIDRLRSEGVSLTQFYAHSVCAPTRAAIMTGKYAFRTWSDWRSEDFGKPSYLAKLNLTLAINERGEETRRIHALDTNELTVAEYLRDVGYFTAITGKWHCGEWLPEHLPMGQGFLHQYGHYAWGIDYNNYTIPHNAPARFAVYDWHRNQQPIQEQGYTTDLIANEATRLIAEQKQDRPFFIYVPFNAVHGPIEEVPRYTDQYPARQAALKCLDDAIGRVVAAVDQHDFAQNTLVIFANDNGGLTEEMNKPWRGTKNTTFEGGVRVPCVMRWPGKIEPGSENDGMMHVVDLLPTFLTLSGGQHPLPAPLDGLDMVRMIFDQEKSPRNEIIFEVSGSVRLPTIRQGDFKLMGEMLYNIKEDPTESTDIAAKHPEHVKQLQAKLAKAGKERPPLGEVNTLMDPPLPYVYGQQENANAPAWLKAAVEKVRATQPKGWAEGETPWPQAPQGATIIYEGDGR, from the coding sequence ATGTCTATGGATAGCTATGCTTCAATGTTTACCAGGATTTGTCTCTGCAGTACTTTTCTTATTTTGACGGCCGTTTCAAGTGTGTCGGCTGCGGATCCTCCAGCAGACTCAAAACAAATAGCCGGCAGTCGTCCGAATATCGTGTTTATGCTTTCCGATGACATGGGCTGGGCCGAGCCCGGTTATAACGGGGGCGATCCCGAATTGACGCCGAATATCGATCGTCTGCGAAGTGAGGGAGTCAGCCTGACACAGTTTTATGCTCATTCGGTTTGTGCTCCGACTCGGGCGGCCATTATGACGGGGAAATACGCATTCCGAACGTGGTCGGACTGGCGCTCGGAAGATTTTGGCAAGCCGAGTTATCTGGCAAAGTTAAACCTCACACTCGCCATCAATGAGCGAGGTGAAGAGACTCGACGCATCCATGCTCTCGATACAAATGAGCTAACCGTAGCCGAGTATCTGCGGGATGTCGGATATTTCACGGCCATCACTGGTAAATGGCATTGTGGCGAATGGCTGCCTGAGCACTTGCCGATGGGACAGGGGTTTTTACATCAATATGGGCACTACGCCTGGGGCATCGACTACAACAATTACACGATTCCGCACAATGCACCGGCCCGTTTTGCTGTTTACGACTGGCATCGCAATCAGCAACCGATTCAGGAACAGGGTTATACAACCGATCTCATCGCCAACGAGGCAACACGCTTGATCGCCGAGCAAAAGCAGGATCGCCCATTCTTCATTTATGTGCCGTTCAATGCGGTACATGGGCCGATTGAGGAAGTCCCCCGCTACACCGATCAATACCCTGCCCGGCAAGCCGCTTTAAAATGTCTGGACGATGCGATCGGCCGAGTTGTCGCAGCTGTGGACCAGCATGATTTTGCACAGAACACACTTGTCATCTTTGCCAACGACAATGGCGGCTTAACCGAAGAAATGAACAAGCCCTGGCGGGGCACGAAAAACACCACTTTTGAAGGAGGTGTACGAGTTCCGTGTGTGATGCGCTGGCCCGGCAAGATTGAACCCGGCTCTGAAAACGATGGCATGATGCATGTCGTTGACCTGCTGCCAACCTTCCTGACACTTTCCGGCGGACAGCATCCGTTGCCGGCTCCGCTTGATGGCCTGGATATGGTCCGCATGATTTTCGATCAGGAGAAAAGTCCGCGAAATGAAATCATTTTTGAAGTCAGCGGCAGCGTTCGCCTTCCAACCATCCGCCAGGGTGATTTCAAACTGATGGGCGAGATGCTTTACAACATCAAAGAAGACCCGACAGAATCGACAGACATCGCCGCAAAACATCCTGAACATGTTAAACAGTTGCAGGCAAAGCTTGCGAAAGCTGGCAAAGAGCGTCCACCGCTGGGCGAAGTGAATACACTGATGGATCCTCCCCTCCCCTATGTGTACGGACAGCAGGAGAACGCAAATGCTCCAGCGTGGTTGAAGGCAGCGGTCGAAAAAGTCCGTGCGACCCAGCCAAAAGGATGGGCCGAAGGAGAAACGCCTTGGCCACAGGCTCCGCAGGGGGCGACCATCATTTATGAGGGCGATGGGCGATAA
- a CDS encoding polysaccharide pyruvyl transferase family protein, whose translation MQRRTFLATSVGAALCANIRLAAGEKQPNILLRSSWQTVNIGDIAHTPGVLALLEKYLPEANVTLWASDVRNGVRELLEKRFPKLKIVQRGKELDQTLSSYDFLLHGSGPSLVAQKDVQRWKDETGKPYGVFGITVSSVSEDLKKLLSSAEFVFFRDSVSLKYCREQSVNCPVMEFGPDGAFAVDIENEKAAREFLQAHQLEPGQFLCCIPRLRYTPYWKIKNRPFDAERHQRNEEMKAQDHAPLIEAIQAVVTQTDKKVLLCPEDMSQMEVGKDNIYDKLTPEIRKRVVWRENYWLTDEAISTYRLSAGLFGMEMHSPIMCIGNGIPAIVCRFAEQTSKGFMWNDIGLNDWLFNMDVEADRNRVAETVLAVAKKPALAKEKAEAARERVSKLQQGMVNQLKSSLVN comes from the coding sequence ATGCAACGTCGAACATTTCTGGCCACCAGCGTGGGTGCAGCCCTGTGTGCAAATATCCGCTTAGCTGCTGGCGAAAAGCAGCCGAATATTTTGTTGAGGTCGTCCTGGCAGACGGTCAATATTGGCGACATCGCTCACACGCCCGGCGTGCTGGCATTGCTGGAGAAATATCTTCCTGAAGCCAATGTCACTCTCTGGGCGAGCGATGTTCGTAATGGTGTGCGTGAACTGCTGGAGAAGCGGTTCCCCAAACTCAAGATCGTGCAACGGGGCAAAGAACTCGATCAAACACTTTCCAGTTACGATTTTCTCCTCCACGGTTCCGGACCTTCACTGGTTGCTCAGAAAGATGTTCAACGCTGGAAGGATGAAACCGGCAAACCCTACGGCGTCTTCGGTATCACAGTTAGTAGCGTCTCCGAGGACCTGAAAAAATTGCTGAGCTCAGCCGAGTTTGTTTTCTTTCGCGATTCCGTTTCCCTCAAGTATTGTCGGGAACAGAGTGTGAATTGTCCGGTGATGGAATTCGGTCCGGATGGTGCGTTTGCCGTCGATATCGAAAACGAAAAAGCGGCTCGCGAGTTCCTGCAGGCTCATCAACTGGAACCGGGGCAGTTCCTGTGCTGTATCCCTCGACTGCGATACACCCCTTATTGGAAGATTAAAAATCGCCCGTTCGATGCCGAGCGGCATCAGCGGAATGAGGAGATGAAAGCTCAGGATCATGCCCCGCTCATCGAAGCGATTCAGGCGGTGGTCACCCAAACCGATAAGAAGGTTCTGCTCTGCCCGGAAGATATGTCGCAGATGGAAGTCGGCAAAGACAATATCTACGACAAACTGACTCCGGAAATTCGTAAGCGGGTCGTCTGGCGGGAAAACTACTGGCTGACAGACGAAGCGATCAGCACCTATCGGCTTTCCGCTGGTTTATTCGGAATGGAAATGCACTCGCCCATCATGTGCATTGGAAACGGAATCCCGGCCATCGTCTGCCGTTTTGCCGAACAAACGAGCAAAGGCTTCATGTGGAACGACATCGGGCTAAACGACTGGCTGTTTAATATGGATGTCGAAGCGGATCGAAATCGTGTGGCAGAGACCGTTCTGGCCGTGGCGAAGAAACCAGCCCTGGCAAAAGAAAAAGCCGAGGCTGCCCGTGAGCGTGTTTCAAAGCTGCAACAGGGTATGGTGAACCAACTCAAGAGTTCCCTCGTAAATTGA
- a CDS encoding transposase — MLMTLVWWPKRHRSSTSSVSKTDRTVVLTDRQWNLIADLFPWIPPAKQGGRPKVHPRDCLEGVLWILVTGARWKDLPKAYPSKATCHRRHAAWSGDGTLMKVWERLLVTMEENGQIDLSETFGDGTFASAKKGVKRLVPPVVGKAQRL; from the coding sequence ATGCTCATGACACTGGTTTGGTGGCCGAAACGACATCGGTCGTCCACAAGCTCAGTGTCCAAGACGGATCGAACGGTTGTGTTAACCGACAGGCAATGGAATTTGATTGCGGATTTGTTTCCTTGGATCCCCCCTGCCAAACAGGGCGGCCGTCCCAAGGTCCACCCTCGCGACTGTTTGGAGGGTGTGTTGTGGATTCTCGTCACCGGAGCCCGTTGGAAAGATTTACCAAAGGCGTACCCCTCGAAAGCGACTTGCCACCGCAGGCACGCCGCGTGGTCCGGTGATGGAACGTTGATGAAGGTTTGGGAACGGTTATTGGTCACCATGGAAGAAAATGGCCAAATTGATTTGAGTGAAACCTTCGGCGATGGCACGTTTGCCTCGGCAAAAAAAGGGGTAAAAAGATTGGTCCCACCCGTCGTGGGAAAGGCACAAAGATTATGA
- a CDS encoding transposase, with product MILVDRHGTPLAIDTESASRNESILIEPLFVKMTCKNHKPERIVYDKAGDVDRIRDKFQEAGIDYICPHRQGRTRAVKQDGRKIRRYKRRWIVERTIAWLHNYRRIVTRWERHDFLYEGFVALGCAFTLLKRF from the coding sequence ATGATTCTGGTGGATCGCCACGGTACTCCGCTGGCGATCGACACCGAATCGGCATCGCGAAACGAATCGATCTTGATTGAGCCGCTGTTTGTAAAAATGACCTGTAAAAACCACAAGCCCGAACGGATCGTTTACGACAAAGCCGGAGATGTTGATCGCATTCGAGACAAATTTCAGGAAGCCGGAATTGATTACATTTGCCCACATCGCCAGGGTCGCACTCGAGCTGTCAAACAGGATGGTCGTAAAATTCGTCGGTACAAACGACGGTGGATCGTGGAACGTACGATCGCCTGGCTGCACAACTATCGCCGCATTGTCACACGCTGGGAACGCCATGATTTTTTGTACGAAGGCTTCGTCGCACTCGGCTGTGCGTTTACACTATTAAAACGGTTTTGA
- a CDS encoding RNA polymerase sigma factor has product MSLQNLQHIQEQLLVLQAQSRNSIAFQQLVQTYERRLFYYLQRFTGASADTADLMQEIWLNVYQKLPGLNAPQAFRVWLYKIAHNRAVSYLRKRDRQSAVAFEQVQNGSITESEIEQGYEQLENAELVHRALEQLSLPHREVLTLRFLEDLDLQEISEIISTSIGTVKSRLHYARLEIKKVIEEECNG; this is encoded by the coding sequence ATGAGTTTACAGAATCTTCAGCACATTCAGGAACAACTGCTGGTTCTGCAGGCTCAGTCTCGAAACTCAATCGCCTTCCAACAACTGGTTCAAACCTACGAACGTCGTCTCTTTTATTATCTGCAGCGATTCACCGGAGCCTCAGCCGATACTGCTGATTTGATGCAGGAGATCTGGCTGAACGTTTATCAAAAACTTCCCGGATTAAATGCACCGCAAGCATTTCGGGTCTGGTTATATAAGATCGCGCACAATCGAGCTGTCAGCTATTTGAGGAAACGGGATCGTCAGTCCGCAGTTGCGTTCGAGCAGGTTCAGAACGGATCAATCACGGAATCTGAAATAGAACAGGGATACGAACAGCTGGAAAATGCGGAACTTGTTCATCGAGCTCTTGAACAACTTTCGCTGCCGCATCGGGAAGTTTTAACGCTCCGTTTCCTGGAAGACCTGGACCTTCAGGAGATTTCGGAAATTATCTCGACATCAATTGGCACCGTCAAATCACGATTACATTACGCCCGTCTGGAAATTAAAAAAGTGATTGAGGAGGAATGCAATGGCTGA
- a CDS encoding sulfatase family protein, whose protein sequence is MMIFTVLFLSHSAFQNSVAAEKSEQPNIVLVMADDMGWGQTGYYNHPVLKTPNLDAMATNGLRFDRFYAGAPVCSPTRASVLTGRSNMRTGVESHGYALRLQEKTVAQALKAAGYTTGHFGKWHLDGYRGPGVPILADDPYSPGVFGFDEWLSVTNFFDYDPILSRKGEFKDYRGDSSEIVVAEALKFINKQAKAEQPSFTVIWYGTPHSPFKAAAEDLAPFQKLDKESRNHYGELVAMDRSLGTLRAGLKKAGIAENTLLWFCSDNGGLPKITPDTVGGLRGNKGTVYEGGLRVPCVMEWPARIPKSRVTEFPACTMDIFPTIAELLDLPKSVLIQPVDGMSLVKLFEQEFSQRDKPIGFQCLGNSALLDNNHKIIYLGKNKKQPQPAIEYYNLADDPHEEHNLYSEDSKEAQAMKQKMDRWIASVEKSIAGKDYPAGKVDPPTPKPRSWYEAEEYRPYFKDWKDRWEYQSRFKN, encoded by the coding sequence ATGATGATTTTCACAGTTCTCTTTCTCTCTCATTCAGCCTTTCAAAACTCTGTCGCGGCAGAGAAATCCGAGCAACCCAACATCGTGCTCGTCATGGCCGACGACATGGGCTGGGGACAAACCGGCTATTACAACCATCCCGTTCTGAAGACACCCAATCTCGATGCGATGGCTACCAATGGATTGCGATTTGATCGCTTCTATGCCGGAGCTCCCGTTTGTTCGCCGACTAGAGCAAGTGTGCTAACTGGTCGTTCAAACATGCGAACTGGTGTGGAAAGCCATGGCTATGCGTTGCGACTGCAGGAAAAAACGGTCGCCCAGGCGTTGAAAGCTGCTGGTTATACGACGGGACATTTCGGGAAATGGCACTTGGATGGGTATCGCGGACCGGGAGTCCCAATTCTGGCTGATGATCCCTACTCCCCCGGCGTGTTTGGTTTTGATGAATGGCTCTCGGTAACAAACTTCTTTGATTACGATCCGATTCTGAGCCGAAAGGGGGAGTTCAAAGACTACCGGGGGGACTCCTCCGAAATCGTCGTGGCCGAAGCTCTCAAATTTATTAACAAGCAGGCCAAGGCTGAGCAGCCCTCCTTCACGGTCATCTGGTATGGCACGCCGCACAGTCCGTTCAAAGCGGCAGCCGAAGATCTGGCACCCTTTCAGAAACTCGATAAAGAATCGCGAAATCATTACGGCGAACTGGTCGCAATGGATCGCAGTCTGGGAACGCTGCGAGCTGGCTTGAAGAAAGCGGGCATAGCCGAAAACACCCTGCTCTGGTTCTGCAGCGATAACGGCGGCTTACCGAAGATTACTCCGGATACCGTCGGCGGCTTGCGTGGCAATAAAGGAACAGTCTACGAGGGTGGACTTCGTGTTCCCTGTGTGATGGAATGGCCTGCTCGAATTCCAAAATCACGAGTGACCGAATTCCCAGCCTGCACGATGGACATTTTTCCGACGATTGCCGAACTACTCGATCTTCCTAAATCCGTCCTCATTCAACCTGTTGACGGCATGAGCCTGGTCAAACTTTTCGAACAGGAATTCTCTCAGAGAGATAAACCGATCGGCTTCCAATGCCTCGGCAACTCCGCACTGCTCGATAACAATCACAAAATCATCTACCTCGGTAAGAACAAAAAACAACCACAACCGGCTATCGAATACTACAACCTCGCGGATGATCCGCATGAGGAACACAATCTGTATTCTGAAGACTCGAAAGAGGCACAGGCGATGAAGCAGAAAATGGATCGCTGGATTGCATCGGTTGAAAAGAGCATTGCCGGGAAAGATTATCCCGCAGGCAAAGTCGATCCCCCAACTCCGAAACCCCGCAGCTGGTATGAAGCCGAAGAGTATCGACCTTACTTCAAGGACTGGAAAGATCGCTGGGAGTATCAGTCTCGATTCAAGAATTAA